The proteins below come from a single Mytilus edulis chromosome 5, xbMytEdul2.2, whole genome shotgun sequence genomic window:
- the LOC139524069 gene encoding uncharacterized protein has protein sequence MDLEHTETNRGKKSIIYDGFSYRSSNILKNGDKVYRCSSLKGCSASITTDPEGTAVVKTKNTHSHDRDEHKAETRQLRVRGRQNSGDISQRPSQVIRGELQKMDENLLNHQDLKNVAMSLYRERRKQFPKLPKSRLEIQETLRQMDLNTSKTESFHLVNDLDSGIVIFSCFANLECLCNEMTDIFIDGTFKSCPKFFYQLYSIHGCKNGNYIPLVFALLPLKSEECYIKMWDLLIDVCTTRRLTLQPEVVHIDFECAMHTAITKTFPAATISCCRFHLGQSWWRKIQSLGLSADYKDKDSDLGKWLTHFFGLAYLSTDMIEECFVGLIANAPSDDKCMKFADYILEFYIDGNSRFPPTIWASPPDPEEKRTTNGAESFHAHLNEQFYASHPNIFVFVDVLLKLQTTSYIKMRTLTVKAPVRKYEKEKMDFLLEQNSKLANGQYTTVDFVRRVGYKYSARTDL, from the exons ATGGACCTAGAACATACCGAAACGAACAGAGGAAAAAAAAGCATAATCTACGACGGATTTTCCTATAGATCGTCAAATATTTTGAAGAATGGGGATAAAGTTTacag ATGTAGTTCCCTTAAAGGTTGCTCAGCATCTATAACAACTGATCCCGAAGGTACTGCTgttgtgaaaaccaagaataccCACAGCCACGATAGAGATGAACACAAGGCAGAAACACGTCAGCTTCGAGTCCGTGGTCGACAAAACTCTGGTGACATTTCCCAGCGACCGTCACAAGTGATTAGAGGTGAGCTTCAGAAAATGGACGAAAATCTATTAAATCATCAAGACTTGAAAAATGTTGCTATGTCCTTATACAGAGAAAGGCGAAAACAGTTTCCAAAGTTACCAAAAAGTAGATTAGAAATTCAAGAGACATTACGACAAATGGATTTGAACACTAGCAAAACTGAAAGTTTCCATTTGGTGAATGATTTGGATTCGGGAATcgttattttttcatgtttcGCCAACTTGGAATGTCTATGTAATGAAATGACTGATATTTTCATAGATGGCACATTTAAATCCTGTCCGAAATTCTTCTACCAACTGTATTCGATACATGGATGTAAAAATGGTAACTACATTCCTCTTGTATTTGCGTTACTTCCACTTAAATCCGAGGAATGTTAcatcaaaatgtgggatctgcTTATTGATGTGTGCACTACCCGAAGATTAACTCTCCAGCCCGAGGTAGTTCACATTGACTTTGAATGTGCAATGCATACTGCTATTACGAAAACATTTCCTGCTGCTACAATCAGTTGTTGTAGATTTCATTTAGGACAAAGTTGGTGGAGAAAAATTCAGTCGCTAGGTCTAAGTGCCGATTACAAAGACAAAGATTCGGATTTAGGTAAATGGCTAACTCATTTCTTTGGCTTGGCTTACTTGTCAACTGACATGATCGAAGAATGCTTTGTTGGGTTAATAGCTAATGCTCCATCTGACGACAAATGTATGAAGTTTGCCGATTATATCTTGGAATTTTACATAGATGGCAATTCCAGATTTCCACCAACCATTTGGGCATCACCTCCTGATCCCGAGGAAAAGAGAACGACAAATGGTGCTGAGTCTTTTCATGCACACCTGAACGAACAGTTTTATGCTAGCCATcctaacatttttgtttttgtcgaCGTTTTACTAAAACTGCAAACAACATCTTACATTAAGATGAGAACTCTTACTGTCAAAGCACCTGTTCGCAAATACGAAAAGGAAAAGATGGACTTCCTTTTAGAGCAAAATTCAAAACTTGCAAACGGACAATATACTACTGTGGACTTTGTAAGACGTGTTGGGTACAAGTATTCTGCCAGAACTGACTTATAA